A window of Castanea sativa cultivar Marrone di Chiusa Pesio chromosome 1, ASM4071231v1 contains these coding sequences:
- the LOC142607873 gene encoding uncharacterized protein At4g06744-like: MMLRTLISALLILCSYSLHGLAQPARCPPQRCPIISAPPRPRPPVYPRPRPPLYPPGLHLMPRRDPRNPGPLSNRARILFITQELKRNITYDPQNYTCTWVGNNYCLFKGFFCDTVPDLNITGLARITFNGARFGGTFLNFYRFIRYLPDLAIFHANSNNFSGPINNNLRQLRYLYELDLSNNRFLGRFPSSVLGATNLTFVDLRFNTYAGVIPPGLFNIDTNVLFINNNGFTQKIPATLGNTPALYLTLANNKFTGEIPRTIGRTWNTLLEVLFLNNRLNGCLPYEIGYLQKSTVFDVGGNLLTGPIPQSFGCLFKMELLNLAHNQFYGTIPESLCRLPNAYNFSLSCNFFTQVGPVCRRLIRAKRLDVRRNCITGLPQQKSAAECTRFFARPRSCPRESTLSIVPCRLATTGESLEEEEFEVIPTIDEMTPPSPTTYGALTKPHH, from the coding sequence ATGATGCTCCGAACACTTATTTCAGCTTTACTCATCCTTTGTTCCTATTCTCTGCATGGCCTAGCCCAACCTGCTAGATGTCCTCCACAAAGATGTCCCATAATATCAGCACCCCCTCGACCACGACCACCAGTATACCCTCGACCACGACCACCACTATACCCACCAGGACTTCATCTCATGCCTCGTCGAGACCCAAGAAATCCTGGACCATTGTCCAATAGAGCCAGAATTCTATTCATCACCCAAGAACTCAAAAGAAACATCACCTATGACCCACAAAACTATACTTGCACTTGGGTTGGAAACAACTATTGCCTTTTCAAAGGGTTCTTTTGTGACACTGTCCCTGACTTGAACATCACTGGGCTCGCTCGCATCACCTTCAATGGCGCAAGATTTGGTGGTACTTTCTTGAACTTTTATCGCTTTATTCGATATTTGCCAGACCTTGCTATCTTCCATGCCAATTCTAACAACTTTAGTGGACCTATTAATAATAACCTCAGACAATTACGTTATCTATACGAGCTGGATTTGAGTAACAACAGGTTCCTTGGACGATTTCCATCTAGTGTCCTAGGTGCTACAAATTTAACATTTGTGGATCTTAGGTTCAACACTTATGCTGGGGTAATCCCACCTGGGCTATTCAACATTGACACAAACGTGTTGTTTATCAACAACAACGGGTTCACTCAGAAAATTCCAGCCACATTAGGTAACACACCAGCTTTGTACCTCACACTTGCCAACAACAAGTTCACTGGTGAAATCCCACGCACTATTGGCCGAACTTGGAACACACTTCTCGAAGTTCTCTTCTTGAACAACAGGTTGAACGGTTGTTTGCCTTATGAAATTGGCTACTTGCAAAAGTCCACAGTGTTTGATGTTGGTGGCAATTTATTGACGGGTCCAATTCCACAATCATTTGGGTGTTTGTTCAAGATGGAGTTGCTCAATCTGGCTCACAATCAGTTCTATGGGACTATTCCAGAATCACTATGCAGGTTACCAAATGCGTACAATTTTTCATTGTCTTGCAATTTCTTCACACAAGTAGGGCCTGTGTGTAGGAGATTGATCAGAGCAAAGAGGCTTGATGTGAGGAGAAACTGCATTACTGGGCTTCCACAGCAGAAATCAGCAGCTGAGTGTACACGTTTCTTTGCTAGGCCTAGAAGCTGCCCAAGGGAGAGTACTCTCAGCATTGTTCCTTGTAGGCTTGCTACTACTGGCGAGTCTTTGGAAGAAGAGGAATTTGAGGTTATTCCTACAATTGATGAAATGACTCCACCTTCACCAACGACCTATGGTGCGCTTACAAAGCCTCACCATTGA